From one Methanobrevibacter woesei genomic stretch:
- a CDS encoding helix-turn-helix transcriptional regulator, producing the protein MIKKDNKFQLSHITQINLENILDFHKTLELIENYEKFWNKHNIDFINHNAQQNLTDLYSAQLIESTSIDIYKTHNTIKKYLLNSKKIKAIFPYLHPDYPKIIETLLENNGEIELIINDTIYNNLILKIKEETRQEAIKNNKLIVHSIKKPVNIYLTSCETHMSLGLFKNDGSFDQNRILFSSNERSIKWGDQLFQDIKNKLVR; encoded by the coding sequence ATTATAAAAAAGGACAATAAATTCCAATTAAGCCATATTACCCAAATCAACCTTGAAAATATACTTGATTTCCATAAAACTCTTGAATTAATAGAAAACTATGAAAAATTTTGGAATAAACATAACATCGACTTTATAAATCATAATGCACAGCAAAACCTAACAGATTTATATTCAGCCCAATTAATTGAGTCTACATCAATTGACATCTACAAAACACATAACACAATTAAAAAATATTTACTTAACTCTAAAAAGATAAAAGCTATTTTTCCTTATCTCCATCCAGATTATCCGAAGATAATTGAAACTCTTTTAGAAAATAATGGTGAAATTGAGTTAATAATCAATGATACAATCTATAATAATTTAATTTTAAAAATTAAAGAAGAAACAAGACAGGAAGCAATAAAAAATAATAAATTAATAGTACATTCCATTAAAAAACCAGTTAACATTTATTTAACTAGCTGTGAAACACATATGAGCTTAGGACTGTTTAAAAACGATGGTAGTTTTGATCAAAACAGAATTTTATTCTCATCTAATGAACGCTCAATAAAATGGGGAGACCAACTTTTCCAGGACATAAAAAATAAATTAGTAAGGTGA
- a CDS encoding MogA/MoaB family molybdenum cofactor biosynthesis protein codes for MKSETTKAHEKLSTDKIMGGVITLSDSITDVNDDISGKILADAIETKYTLASRKLIPDDENDLTQAIEEMLEDVDFIITTGGTGLNERDITVETVEKLFDKKMEGFGELYRQESYKEIGLSSILSRATAGVYKKTLIFSLPGSPNAVKTGLRIIIDELPHIVFHAKG; via the coding sequence ATGAAAAGTGAAACTACAAAAGCTCATGAAAAATTATCAACAGATAAAATTATGGGGGGTGTCATAACATTAAGTGACTCAATTACTGATGTTAATGATGATATCTCTGGAAAAATACTAGCTGATGCAATTGAAACAAAATATACACTTGCATCTAGAAAACTAATCCCTGACGATGAAAATGACTTAACACAAGCTATTGAAGAAATGTTAGAAGATGTAGATTTCATTATTACAACAGGCGGAACAGGTTTGAATGAAAGAGATATTACTGTAGAAACTGTTGAAAAACTTTTTGATAAAAAAATGGAAGGTTTTGGAGAACTTTACAGACAAGAATCATATAAAGAAATAGGATTATCTTCAATATTATCAAGAGCTACAGCTGGAGTCTATAAAAAAACATTAATCTTTTCACTTCCAGGATCTCCAAATGCTGTAAAAACTGGATTGAGGATAATAATAGATGAACTTCCCCATATAGTATTTCATGCAAAAGGATAA
- a CDS encoding zinc-ribbon domain-containing protein, whose translation MVKYCPKCGAEIKREDAQFCDKCGKSLRVKKVNTSRGKSTNKRKRVIVVALILIVAVAGFICYESFFAEHLKTVNIGVASFNCSDDLNFTMGEIGEGYVRYQDQSDSYLVKVWDFSQTSFSYEEGLSLANEAVQDCPSYYVDGILIYNSTANVGEHVGDARFITFIEDSGKNMQAQISTPTPEDTVLIAKSFKFLA comes from the coding sequence ATGGTAAAATATTGTCCAAAATGTGGAGCCGAAATAAAAAGGGAAGATGCTCAATTTTGTGATAAATGCGGTAAATCTTTAAGAGTTAAAAAGGTTAATACTTCTAGAGGTAAGTCAACCAATAAAAGAAAAAGGGTTATTGTAGTAGCATTAATTCTTATTGTAGCTGTAGCAGGATTTATTTGTTATGAATCATTTTTTGCTGAACATTTAAAAACAGTGAATATTGGAGTAGCTAGTTTTAACTGCAGTGATGATTTGAATTTCACTATGGGTGAAATTGGTGAAGGTTATGTAAGATATCAGGATCAGTCTGATTCTTATTTAGTTAAAGTATGGGATTTCTCACAGACAAGTTTCAGTTATGAAGAGGGTTTATCACTAGCTAATGAAGCTGTTCAAGATTGTCCATCTTATTATGTTGATGGTATTCTTATTTACAACTCCACTGCTAATGTTGGAGAGCATGTTGGTGATGCTAGGTTTATTACATTTATTGAAGATTCTGGTAAAAATATGCAGGCCCAAATATCAACTCCAACTCCAGAAGACACTGTTTTAATAGCTAAAAGTTTTAAATTTTTAGCTTAA
- a CDS encoding PEP/pyruvate-binding domain-containing protein translates to MAAFERIKSGIHQLDETLDNIRLGDNVVWHVSNLKEFSYFVEPFVKQALKDGRNLIYINFGLHDPLINMTEDDFKELEYKRNDSTSEFAMIERNGIKIYQVDPNDQFESFTLEVHNIITHEGFDAFYVFDCLSDLQTVWSTDLMMGNFFRVTCPYLFSLDTVAYFPLIRGKHSFSAIAKIRETTQLFLDLYSNGEDVYVHPLKVWNRYSQNMFLGHKYDLETGELKTLTDGLDVSNFYKVINVSKNYHNEQNIDSWERFVSLAKLEHSNGLDISDKCDFMCDVMMTKDANLACKVKDYFTPEDYFTIYNRMVGSGMIGGKACGMLLARKIIEKDRPDLYAYFEPDDSFYIGSDLFYTYIVANDLWDMRVEQRTKEGYYKAGKKLENALLEGTFPDDIKEKFRRVLEYFGQNPIIVRSSSFLEDGFGNAFAGKYESVFCVNRGSIEERLESFEDAVKTVYASTMNISALEYRSLNDLDDTDEQMGLLVQRVSGSYYEDYFFPTAAGVGFSYSPYCPIPGMDNHAGMLRLVMGLGTKAVDRTKNDYPRIVNLDRPRAITMPNIAERHKYSQHSLDVIDLNEIKVNEISIYEGLEVLPRYAKRVVVEHDRETEARFRERGQKREVVFVNCNGLVNNDKFIYIMKELLKSLEDAYDYPVDIEYTVNVGHDNSFVVNLLQCRPLQVSINKEDVEIPNVENNVYFHIKQSSMGRSRKEKIDILVYVDPHKYYEYPYAKKSSIAKVIGEINSYCKIHDKKSMLIVPGRIGTSSPELGVPVVFADISQFSAILEESYSEVGYMPELSFGSHMFQDLVEADIYYGAIFEDENRLEFNKSLFDNYENKLREINPDYNEDVFDMIRVIDFSNDSLEFFHDMAKDESICFLNK, encoded by the coding sequence ATGGCTGCTTTTGAAAGAATAAAATCTGGTATTCATCAACTAGATGAAACTTTAGATAATATTCGTTTAGGTGACAATGTTGTATGGCATGTGTCTAATTTAAAAGAATTTTCTTATTTTGTTGAACCTTTTGTTAAACAAGCATTAAAAGATGGTCGAAATTTAATTTATATTAATTTTGGATTGCATGATCCTTTAATTAATATGACTGAAGATGATTTTAAAGAATTAGAATATAAAAGGAATGATTCAACTTCTGAATTTGCAATGATTGAACGTAATGGAATTAAGATTTATCAGGTAGACCCTAATGACCAGTTTGAGTCTTTTACATTGGAAGTTCATAATATCATTACTCATGAGGGCTTTGATGCTTTTTATGTTTTTGATTGTTTATCTGATCTTCAAACTGTTTGGTCTACTGATTTGATGATGGGTAATTTCTTTAGAGTTACTTGTCCTTATCTATTTTCTCTTGATACTGTTGCTTATTTTCCACTTATTAGGGGTAAACATTCTTTCAGTGCAATAGCTAAAATTAGAGAAACAACACAGCTATTTTTAGATTTATATTCTAATGGAGAAGATGTTTATGTTCACCCATTAAAAGTATGGAATAGATATTCTCAGAATATGTTTCTAGGCCATAAATATGATTTAGAGACAGGTGAGCTTAAGACCTTGACTGATGGGCTTGATGTAAGTAATTTTTATAAAGTGATTAATGTTTCTAAAAATTATCATAATGAGCAAAATATTGATAGCTGGGAAAGATTTGTTTCACTAGCTAAATTAGAGCATTCAAATGGTCTTGATATCTCTGATAAATGTGATTTTATGTGTGATGTTATGATGACCAAAGATGCTAATCTTGCCTGCAAAGTTAAAGATTATTTTACTCCTGAAGACTATTTCACAATATATAATCGTATGGTTGGTAGTGGAATGATTGGAGGTAAAGCTTGTGGTATGCTTCTTGCCCGTAAGATTATAGAAAAAGATAGGCCAGATTTATATGCTTATTTTGAACCTGATGACTCATTTTACATTGGTTCTGATTTATTTTATACATATATTGTTGCTAATGATTTATGGGATATGCGTGTTGAGCAGAGAACTAAAGAAGGTTACTATAAAGCAGGTAAAAAACTTGAAAATGCTTTACTTGAAGGAACTTTTCCAGATGATATTAAAGAGAAATTCAGGAGAGTTTTAGAGTATTTTGGCCAAAACCCGATTATTGTAAGGTCAAGTAGTTTTCTTGAAGATGGTTTTGGTAATGCATTTGCAGGTAAATATGAATCTGTATTTTGTGTAAATAGAGGTTCTATTGAAGAAAGATTAGAATCCTTTGAAGATGCAGTTAAAACAGTTTATGCAAGTACTATGAATATTTCTGCTTTAGAATATCGTTCTTTAAATGATTTAGATGATACTGATGAACAGATGGGTTTGCTTGTTCAAAGAGTATCTGGTTCTTATTATGAGGATTATTTTTTCCCAACCGCTGCAGGTGTAGGATTTTCATATAGTCCTTATTGTCCTATTCCGGGAATGGATAATCATGCAGGAATGTTAAGACTTGTAATGGGTCTTGGAACTAAAGCTGTTGATCGTACTAAAAATGATTATCCACGTATTGTTAATTTGGATAGACCTAGAGCTATTACAATGCCAAATATTGCTGAAAGACACAAATATTCTCAGCATTCTCTTGATGTCATTGATTTAAATGAAATAAAAGTTAATGAGATTTCTATTTATGAAGGTCTTGAGGTGCTGCCAAGATATGCAAAAAGAGTTGTTGTTGAGCATGATAGGGAAACTGAGGCGCGGTTTAGGGAGCGTGGCCAAAAAAGAGAAGTTGTTTTTGTCAACTGTAATGGGTTAGTAAACAATGATAAATTTATTTATATAATGAAAGAATTGCTTAAAAGTTTAGAGGATGCCTATGATTATCCAGTTGATATTGAGTATACTGTTAATGTGGGTCATGATAATTCATTTGTTGTTAATTTATTACAATGCAGGCCACTTCAAGTTTCAATAAATAAAGAGGATGTTGAAATTCCTAATGTTGAAAATAATGTATATTTCCATATTAAACAGTCTTCAATGGGAAGATCACGTAAAGAAAAAATTGATATTCTTGTTTATGTAGACCCTCATAAATATTATGAATATCCATATGCTAAAAAAAGTTCAATAGCTAAAGTAATTGGTGAAATTAACAGTTATTGTAAAATTCATGATAAAAAATCTATGTTAATTGTTCCTGGAAGAATTGGTACTTCTTCACCAGAATTGGGGGTGCCTGTAGTATTTGCAGATATTAGTCAGTTTTCAGCTATTTTGGAGGAATCTTACAGTGAAGTAGGTTATATGCCGGAGTTATCCTTTGGAAGTCACATGTTTCAGGATTTAGTTGAAGCAGATATTTACTATGGTGCAATATTTGAGGATGAAAACAGATTAGAATTTAATAAGTCTTTATTTGATAATTATGAAAATAAATTAAGGGAAATTAATCCTGATTATAATGAGGATGTTTTTGATATGATAAGAGTTATTGACTTTTCTAATGATTCTCTTGAATTTTTCCATGATATGGCAAAGGATGAAAGTATTTGCTTTTTAAATAAATAA
- a CDS encoding helix-turn-helix transcriptional regulator, with protein MSKNENHEFKNIKYILTSTMRTKLIISIYEKEKNLEELRNELKKPSATILHGLKELENLNFVKKINKNYSLTSNGYLLAVNMLKLIENWYSINKNEIFWNRHDLKCIPKDLLKKLYQLKNSYCINSTNDDLSKALTTYIELLGESKNLKIILPIFSEIHIENLLNLVEKGIINNLSLITREEIIESINEHPKFKEILNLNNVKVTTLNLPINIFLTCSDEFISLTLFFKDGHYDDSQLLIDRSEEGATWGKSLFEYYLGKEDDKEKMIVE; from the coding sequence ATGTCAAAAAATGAAAATCATGAATTTAAAAACATAAAATATATTTTAACTTCCACAATGAGGACAAAATTAATAATAAGCATTTATGAAAAAGAAAAAAATCTTGAAGAACTACGTAATGAACTTAAAAAACCTTCAGCAACAATATTGCATGGCCTGAAAGAACTTGAAAATTTAAATTTTGTTAAAAAAATAAATAAAAATTACTCCCTTACATCAAATGGGTATTTATTAGCTGTGAACATGTTAAAATTAATTGAAAATTGGTATTCAATAAATAAAAATGAAATATTTTGGAACAGACATGACTTAAAATGTATTCCTAAAGATTTATTGAAAAAATTATACCAGCTTAAAAATTCTTACTGTATAAACTCAACAAATGATGATTTATCCAAAGCACTAACAACATATATTGAACTTCTGGGAGAGTCTAAAAATTTAAAAATAATTTTACCAATATTTTCAGAGATACATATTGAAAATTTACTTAATTTAGTTGAAAAAGGAATTATAAATAATTTAAGCTTAATAACACGCGAAGAAATCATTGAATCAATAAATGAACACCCAAAATTTAAAGAAATCCTAAATTTAAACAATGTTAAAGTCACTACACTTAATCTGCCAATTAATATATTCTTAACCTGTAGCGATGAATTCATTAGTTTAACACTGTTCTTTAAAGATGGTCATTATGATGATTCGCAGTTATTAATAGATCGAAGCGAAGAAGGTGCAACATGGGGCAAATCATTATTTGAATACTATTTGGGGAAAGAAGATGATAAAGAAAAAATGATTGTAGAATAG
- a CDS encoding winged helix-turn-helix domain-containing protein, which produces MTISKTIIEKNSVKKNHETLNTIILGKKGAETTVRIIDLLFKRPLNINQIAEQLGMHYNTASYHVNLLLESKLIKKEGGNYGAIYLPAKLLKENIHTYNKLKAELLKK; this is translated from the coding sequence ATGACAATATCAAAAACAATAATAGAAAAAAATAGTGTGAAAAAGAACCATGAAACATTAAATACAATTATACTTGGTAAAAAAGGTGCTGAAACTACTGTAAGAATAATTGATTTGTTATTTAAAAGACCACTTAATATCAATCAAATAGCTGAACAATTAGGAATGCATTACAATACAGCGAGTTACCATGTGAATTTGCTTTTAGAAAGTAAATTAATTAAGAAAGAAGGAGGAAATTATGGGGCAATCTATCTACCGGCAAAACTTTTAAAAGAGAATATACATACTTACAATAAATTAAAAGCAGAACTGCTTAAAAAGTAA
- a CDS encoding PRC-barrel domain-containing protein — protein sequence MRILADIIKKEVIDSDMKIIGKVMDVKIDKDTFEVTDLVIKKTGISESMKFNGENVVPMDFVRVIGDKIILKSVDDI from the coding sequence TTGAGGATATTAGCTGATATTATAAAAAAAGAAGTAATTGATTCTGATATGAAGATTATTGGTAAAGTTATGGATGTAAAAATTGATAAAGACACCTTTGAAGTTACTGATTTAGTTATTAAGAAAACTGGTATTTCAGAATCTATGAAATTTAATGGGGAAAATGTTGTTCCTATGGATTTTGTTAGAGTTATTGGAGATAAAATTATTCTTAAATCTGTTGATGATATTTAA
- a CDS encoding ArsR family transcriptional regulator — translation MINQTKENYSTLLKIEEDMKFLTKSEIRLKILRCLNFSPNSIKEIVKKTGLTYSSVSSNINKLQKRRKL, via the coding sequence ATGATAAATCAAACTAAAGAGAACTACTCCACATTACTTAAGATAGAAGAAGATATGAAATTTTTGACCAAATCTGAAATAAGGCTTAAAATATTAAGATGTCTAAATTTTTCACCTAATTCCATCAAAGAAATTGTTAAAAAAACAGGATTAACCTATAGCTCTGTTTCAAGCAACATCAACAAGCTACAAAAAAGAAGAAAATTATAA
- the pyrE gene encoding orotate phosphoribosyltransferase — protein MVDNGYLIDLLKENEVFLEGDFVLASGKKSNYYVNMKKAITFPLILSEIAKLITEAISNDSIDKVAGPALGAVPIATAVSLESKLPLLMIRKEKKGYGTSKLIEGELNPDDEVIVVEDVTTTGGSLLKAIKAIEDNGGKVKRAFVVVDREEGAKEAFEKEGITLEPLISVNEFFDEE, from the coding sequence ATGGTTGATAATGGTTACTTAATTGATTTATTAAAAGAAAATGAAGTTTTTTTAGAAGGGGATTTTGTTTTAGCTTCTGGTAAAAAAAGTAATTATTACGTTAACATGAAAAAAGCTATTACATTTCCACTAATATTGTCTGAAATAGCTAAATTAATTACTGAAGCTATTTCTAATGATTCAATTGATAAAGTTGCAGGACCCGCTTTAGGTGCAGTTCCTATTGCTACAGCTGTATCTTTGGAATCAAAACTTCCTTTACTAATGATAAGAAAAGAGAAAAAAGGCTATGGAACTTCAAAGCTTATTGAAGGAGAATTAAATCCTGATGATGAAGTAATTGTTGTTGAAGATGTTACAACTACTGGTGGATCTTTACTTAAAGCTATTAAAGCTATTGAAGATAATGGCGGTAAAGTAAAGAGGGCTTTTGTTGTTGTTGATAGGGAAGAAGGTGCTAAAGAAGCATTTGAAAAAGAAGGAATTACTTTAGAACCTTTAATTTCAGTTAATGAATTTTTTGATGAAGAATAA